Proteins found in one Campylobacter concisus genomic segment:
- the selA gene encoding L-seryl-tRNA(Sec) selenium transferase — protein sequence MSDLRDIPQVDKIIKNEAFSGFDINLVTLLARQILNEVRAKILNENANFGLQEIIDLILNEYHKFNESSLQRVLNLTGVTIHTNLARSVIDKEILNRATPVITGYSNLEYDLKTGSRGNRYDYIGEMIARAFGFEDAIVVNNNASAVFLVLNTFAKGREVVVSRGELVEIGGSFRVPEVMVNAGCFLKEVGTTNKTKLKDYEEVINENTAMLVKVHRSNFDIVGFSEEVTANELSKLACEQNLIDYFDLGSGFYGNLPFNLDKNEPDLKNLKDVSLVSFSGDKLLGAVQCGIIVGKKELIAKLRKNQLLRMLRVDKVIISLLAESMKAYLNKEFELITTQKLLHKSVKELESLANFINKNLKTPLEIVRTQTFVGGGAMPNKKIPSVALAVSGDAVLNEQKFRQKKVIGRIENDKFLLDLRTLLDEDVNELIKIINETEEK from the coding sequence TTGAGCGATTTAAGAGATATCCCACAAGTTGATAAGATCATAAAAAACGAAGCATTTTCAGGATTTGATATAAATTTAGTCACATTGCTTGCGAGGCAAATTTTAAATGAAGTTAGAGCTAAAATTTTAAATGAAAATGCAAATTTTGGGTTGCAAGAAATAATAGATTTAATCCTAAACGAATATCATAAATTTAATGAATCAAGCCTTCAAAGAGTGCTAAATTTAACTGGTGTAACCATTCACACAAACCTTGCTAGAAGTGTCATCGATAAGGAAATTTTAAACCGAGCGACGCCTGTTATCACAGGATACTCAAACCTTGAATACGACCTAAAAACAGGCAGTCGTGGCAATAGATACGACTATATCGGTGAGATGATCGCAAGAGCATTTGGTTTTGAAGACGCTATCGTTGTAAATAATAACGCAAGTGCTGTATTTTTGGTGCTAAATACCTTTGCAAAAGGCAGAGAAGTCGTCGTTAGCAGAGGCGAACTAGTCGAGATCGGCGGTAGTTTTAGAGTGCCTGAGGTGATGGTAAATGCGGGCTGCTTTTTGAAAGAGGTTGGCACGACAAACAAAACTAAGCTAAAAGACTACGAAGAGGTAATTAATGAAAATACGGCGATGCTTGTAAAGGTTCATCGCTCAAATTTTGACATCGTGGGCTTTAGTGAAGAGGTTACAGCAAATGAACTAAGTAAATTGGCATGTGAGCAAAATTTGATAGATTATTTTGATCTTGGCAGTGGATTTTACGGAAATTTGCCCTTCAACTTAGACAAAAATGAGCCAGATCTAAAAAATTTAAAAGATGTTTCGCTAGTTAGCTTTAGCGGTGATAAGCTGCTTGGTGCGGTGCAGTGCGGAATCATTGTTGGCAAAAAAGAGCTCATTGCAAAGCTTAGAAAAAACCAGCTTTTAAGAATGCTTCGCGTAGATAAAGTGATCATCTCGCTTTTGGCTGAGAGCATGAAAGCTTATTTAAACAAAGAATTTGAGCTAATCACAACACAAAAACTACTTCACAAAAGCGTAAAAGAGCTTGAAAGCTTAGCAAATTTTATAAATAAAAATCTAAAAACCCCGCTTGAGATAGTTCGTACACAAACCTTTGTAGGAGGCGGTGCGATGCCAAATAAAAAAATTCCAAGCGTGGCTTTGGCAGTTAGTGGAGATGCAGTTTTAAATGAGCAAAAATTTAGGCAAAAAAAGGTGATCGGCCGCATAGAAAATGATAAATTTTTGCTTGATTTAAGAACGCTTTTAGATGAAGATGTAAATGAACTAATAAAAATAATAAATGAAACGGAAGAAAAATGA
- the selB gene encoding selenocysteine-specific translation elongation factor has translation MSLIIGTAGHIDHGKTALIKELNGFEGDNLEEEKKRGITIDLSFSNLSKNDENIAFIDVPGHENLIKTMISGAYGFDACLFVVAANDGLMPQSLEHLEILNLLGVKSLIVALTKCDLVDEATINLRKKEIRDEISKFKNLQILEIFAVSIKDKASINELRNYLFTLRAKKRDEDGVFRYYIDRVFSLKGIGNVVTGTVIEGSVSKNEKLFNYDAGKEVLVRSVQSHDKFVDSAGVSSRVALNLTGIELSELKKGQLLSKKGFFRGFREVDAVVTAKNLIHSQSVTFCVGAKNVPAKVLILSQKDDSYFVTFKFQSDMFLKFDEAFVLISDARVIGGGRVLNPVLEPLKKAGKILFLAALLKHDFVGAFSILKEAHKNGFGIISSYQRFGLNHEEAVNVAKKVSNVFVDEKALNIYDLSAVERIKSAIKFMIEKNEFAVFSAQSISLKLAWASQNLAQKALDELESINLISKNDGVYTKKGVDISKLKVRLEEKIYEILESGKLAPTAPYNIYDELEIDRLSGDNALKKLTAMGRVVRLEHNLFITRNSLKMVLDKLREIIKNQGFVNVTNAKDALNLSRKYVIAYLEQLDLESDIMKQGNDRVFRG, from the coding sequence ATGAGTTTAATAATAGGAACAGCAGGGCATATAGACCACGGAAAAACCGCGCTTATAAAGGAGCTAAACGGCTTTGAGGGGGACAATCTTGAAGAGGAGAAAAAGCGTGGCATAACGATCGATCTAAGCTTTTCAAATTTAAGCAAAAATGATGAAAATATCGCATTTATCGACGTGCCAGGACATGAAAATCTCATAAAAACGATGATAAGTGGCGCGTATGGCTTTGACGCGTGTTTATTTGTGGTGGCGGCAAATGACGGCCTTATGCCTCAAAGCTTGGAGCACCTTGAAATTTTAAATCTCCTTGGTGTGAAGTCTTTGATCGTGGCACTTACTAAGTGTGACCTCGTAGATGAAGCGACTATAAATTTAAGAAAAAAAGAGATAAGAGATGAAATTTCTAAATTTAAAAACCTGCAAATTTTAGAAATTTTTGCCGTTAGTATAAAGGATAAGGCAAGCATCAATGAGCTTAGAAACTACCTCTTTACATTAAGAGCTAAAAAGCGCGATGAAGACGGCGTTTTTAGATACTACATCGATAGGGTTTTTAGCCTAAAAGGTATCGGAAATGTCGTAACTGGCACCGTTATAGAGGGAAGCGTTAGTAAAAATGAGAAGCTTTTTAACTATGACGCCGGCAAAGAGGTGCTAGTAAGAAGTGTGCAAAGCCACGATAAATTCGTAGATAGCGCAGGAGTTAGCAGCCGTGTGGCGCTAAATCTAACTGGCATTGAGCTTAGCGAGCTAAAAAAAGGGCAGTTGCTTAGTAAAAAAGGCTTTTTTAGGGGATTTAGAGAGGTTGATGCGGTCGTAACTGCTAAAAATCTCATTCACTCGCAAAGCGTAACCTTTTGCGTAGGAGCTAAAAATGTGCCTGCAAAGGTGCTAATCCTTAGCCAAAAAGATGATAGCTACTTTGTTACCTTTAAATTTCAAAGCGATATGTTTTTGAAATTTGACGAGGCATTTGTGCTTATCTCAGATGCACGCGTGATAGGTGGCGGCAGAGTGCTAAATCCTGTGCTTGAGCCACTAAAAAAAGCTGGCAAAATTCTCTTTTTGGCTGCACTTTTAAAGCATGATTTTGTTGGAGCCTTTTCTATACTTAAAGAAGCCCACAAAAATGGCTTTGGCATCATCTCTTCTTATCAAAGATTTGGTCTAAATCACGAAGAGGCCGTAAATGTAGCCAAAAAAGTCTCAAACGTCTTTGTCGATGAAAAGGCTTTAAACATCTACGATCTAAGCGCGGTTGAGCGGATAAAATCAGCCATTAAATTTATGATAGAAAAGAACGAATTTGCCGTTTTCTCAGCTCAAAGTATAAGCTTAAAACTTGCTTGGGCTAGTCAAAATTTGGCTCAAAAAGCACTTGATGAGCTTGAAAGTATAAACTTAATCTCTAAAAATGATGGCGTCTATACAAAAAAAGGCGTTGATATAAGCAAACTAAAAGTAAGGCTTGAAGAGAAAATTTATGAAATTTTAGAAAGTGGAAAGCTAGCCCCAACGGCACCTTATAATATATATGATGAGCTGGAAATAGATAGGCTAAGTGGTGATAATGCACTTAAAAAACTAACTGCAATGGGCAGAGTTGTAAGGCTGGAGCATAATCTTTTTATCACTAGAAATTCGCTAAAAATGGTACTTGATAAGCTAAGAGAGATCATCAAAAATCAAGGCTTTGTAAATGTCACAAATGCCAAGGATGCACTAAATTTAAGTAGAAAATATGTAATCGCTTATCTTGAGCAACTTGACCTTGAGAGTGACATAATGAAGCAAGGAAATGATAGAGTCTTTCGTGGTTAG
- a CDS encoding thioredoxin domain-containing protein, which translates to MKKVVLASIIAATSLMAASDKQIEDFYSEVFKNQNIDDVNVKVVERTKILDDIEKVSLKFSKGDMSQEDVTFVKGDLMFPDVVNLKEQKSYLAEEKKVIAEKAALDLVKSLAKIYKNEDKANVITLGNDSKKPTLIMFSDPECPYCRAELAKIETTLKDNNVEIILTPVHELSSLQKSALIYKDIKNAKSDSDKVKILRKYFSEDYNVDEKNVSKEESDKIDTLRKKYFSAGVRSVPFIINKSDLK; encoded by the coding sequence ATGAAAAAAGTGGTTTTGGCCTCAATAATAGCGGCAACTAGCCTAATGGCAGCAAGCGATAAGCAAATAGAAGATTTTTACTCAGAAGTTTTTAAAAATCAAAATATCGATGATGTTAATGTAAAAGTCGTAGAACGCACTAAAATTTTAGATGATATAGAAAAAGTAAGCTTAAAATTTAGCAAAGGAGATATGTCTCAAGAAGATGTGACTTTTGTTAAGGGCGATCTTATGTTTCCTGATGTTGTAAATTTAAAGGAGCAAAAGTCTTATTTGGCTGAAGAAAAAAAGGTAATCGCAGAAAAAGCAGCACTTGATTTAGTAAAATCACTAGCTAAAATTTATAAAAATGAAGACAAGGCAAATGTTATAACTCTTGGCAATGATAGCAAAAAGCCAACTCTTATCATGTTTTCAGATCCTGAATGCCCATATTGTAGGGCCGAGCTAGCAAAGATCGAAACGACATTAAAAGACAATAATGTTGAAATCATCCTAACTCCAGTGCATGAACTATCATCTTTGCAAAAAAGTGCTTTGATCTATAAAGATATAAAAAATGCAAAAAGTGATAGCGATAAGGTTAAAATTTTAAGAAAGTATTTCTCTGAAGATTATAACGTGGATGAAAAAAATGTTAGCAAAGAAGAGAGCGACAAGATCGATACTTTACGTAAAAAATATTTCTCAGCTGGCGTTAGATCAGTGCCATTTATAATAAATAAAAGTGATCTAAAATAA
- a CDS encoding twin-arginine translocation signal domain-containing protein: MQGSRRDFLKKSLKVGAAGGVLAVSAVAKVTSDDLAPDDNGVVVGKSNKKEVLYKKSKNWETYYKIAY, encoded by the coding sequence ATGCAAGGATCAAGAAGGGATTTTCTAAAAAAATCTCTAAAAGTCGGTGCTGCCGGCGGTGTACTAGCAGTCTCAGCCGTAGCAAAAGTGACTAGTGACGACTTAGCTCCTGATGACAATGGTGTCGTCGTTGGCAAGTCAAACAAAAAAGAGGTGCTTTATAAAAAAAGCAAGAACTGGGAAACCTACTATAAAATCGCTTACTAA
- a CDS encoding formate dehydrogenase subunit alpha, producing the protein MKKVDGKWQRISWDQAVNEIGDKMLQIRKEDGPDSVVFLGSAKFNNEQAYYFRKFCAFWGTNSNDHVARIUHSATVAGVANTWGYGAMTNHFGDMAANSKCIFIIGANPAVANPVGGMKHTLQAKDRNNAKVIVADPNFTKTAAHADLYLRQRSGTDIALVYGLIHIILKNGWEDKEFIENRTYGIDEIRKEAEHWTPEVTSDVTGVPVDKLLKAADILAHTKPGTVVWALGITQHSVGTSNTRILPILQLILGNMGKAGGGCNIIRGHDNVQGSTDMCNLSDSLPMYYGLTDAAWKYYCKGWGVDYDEFIKRFAVSTKEPKQGGTPVKNTVFEEYYYHDPKHPEDRNWRNEKGWSLSKWWQGVLKEENTFSSGALRVLWVQGTGLTSMAHLAKIQEAASKLDMIVVAEPFVNEISILSDRKDGVYILPVATAFENEGHLSATNRSGQWRTKVVDPLYESKGDHEVMFLFAKKFGFYDEYVKGMKMGIVDREIKQVKDDFVWPDDATNEIARIGNSIGYGGRTAEMFRRHQANWDKFDPDTLIGIGGEVKGEYYGKPWPAWDEKHPGTPILYDMSKPYVEGGSGFRNRFGLEHNGVSQLASEETTLVGSAIKGGYPQITKENIEKVLGITLTEEEKAKMGPSWSMDYSGIIFEKCREKGVVPYGNARARAIVWEFLDPIPKHREPVHSPRWDLVQKYPTFEDQARNFRVSTKFKSEQQAKDWSKEFPIVFSTQRVVNLSGAGMIERTSKYLSAITPEMFANVNPELALKYGIKDRDMMWIHSPQGTKIKVRCYHSQMVTPDRICMPYNFAGIMQGVDLSARYPEGTKPYVIGESFNTVTNYGFDPVTQISEFNAGLCRIEKAEENTFKTSFFHEYGERDAMGKE; encoded by the coding sequence ATGAAAAAAGTTGATGGTAAATGGCAAAGAATTTCATGGGATCAAGCTGTAAATGAGATCGGCGATAAGATGCTTCAGATCCGCAAAGAAGATGGCCCTGATAGTGTTGTTTTCTTAGGATCGGCTAAATTTAATAACGAGCAAGCATATTACTTTAGAAAATTTTGTGCATTTTGGGGTACAAACAGTAACGATCACGTAGCAAGAATTTGACATAGCGCAACAGTCGCCGGTGTGGCGAATACTTGGGGTTATGGCGCGATGACAAACCACTTTGGAGATATGGCTGCGAACTCAAAATGTATATTTATCATTGGAGCAAATCCAGCTGTGGCAAACCCAGTTGGTGGCATGAAGCACACTTTACAAGCAAAAGATAGAAACAATGCAAAAGTAATTGTAGCTGATCCAAATTTTACAAAGACAGCTGCACATGCTGATCTTTATTTAAGACAAAGATCAGGAACTGATATTGCACTTGTTTATGGTCTTATTCATATCATTCTTAAAAATGGCTGGGAAGATAAAGAATTTATAGAAAATAGAACTTACGGTATTGATGAGATAAGAAAAGAGGCTGAGCACTGGACACCAGAGGTTACATCTGATGTTACTGGAGTACCAGTTGATAAACTACTAAAAGCTGCAGATATCCTAGCTCATACAAAACCGGGTACTGTTGTTTGGGCACTTGGCATTACTCAACACTCAGTTGGTACATCAAATACAAGAATTTTACCTATCCTTCAACTAATTCTAGGAAATATGGGTAAAGCAGGTGGTGGCTGTAATATCATTCGTGGTCACGACAACGTTCAAGGCTCAACTGATATGTGCAACCTTTCAGATAGCTTGCCAATGTATTATGGCTTAACTGATGCAGCATGGAAATATTACTGCAAAGGCTGGGGCGTTGATTATGATGAATTTATTAAACGCTTTGCAGTCTCAACAAAAGAGCCAAAGCAAGGCGGTACTCCTGTTAAAAACACAGTCTTTGAAGAGTATTATTACCACGATCCTAAACATCCAGAAGATAGAAACTGGAGAAACGAAAAAGGCTGGTCACTTTCAAAATGGTGGCAAGGCGTCTTGAAAGAGGAGAATACATTTAGTAGTGGTGCATTAAGAGTTCTTTGGGTTCAAGGAACTGGTCTGACATCTATGGCGCACTTGGCTAAAATCCAAGAAGCAGCTTCAAAACTAGATATGATCGTTGTAGCAGAGCCATTTGTAAATGAAATTTCTATCCTTTCAGACAGAAAAGATGGCGTTTATATCTTGCCAGTAGCAACTGCATTCGAAAATGAAGGTCACCTAAGTGCTACAAACCGCTCAGGACAATGGAGAACAAAAGTTGTTGATCCACTTTATGAGAGCAAGGGCGATCACGAAGTGATGTTCTTGTTTGCTAAGAAATTTGGCTTTTACGATGAATACGTAAAAGGCATGAAAATGGGTATCGTAGATCGTGAAATAAAACAAGTAAAAGATGACTTTGTATGGCCTGATGATGCGACAAATGAGATAGCAAGAATTGGAAATTCTATAGGTTATGGTGGTAGAACAGCCGAGATGTTTAGACGCCATCAAGCAAACTGGGATAAATTTGATCCAGATACGCTAATAGGTATTGGCGGTGAAGTCAAAGGCGAATACTACGGTAAACCATGGCCAGCATGGGATGAAAAACACCCTGGAACACCAATACTATATGATATGAGCAAGCCTTATGTTGAGGGCGGTTCAGGCTTTAGAAATCGCTTTGGTCTAGAGCATAATGGCGTTAGTCAGCTAGCTAGTGAAGAGACAACACTTGTTGGCTCAGCTATAAAAGGTGGCTATCCACAAATCACAAAAGAGAATATAGAAAAAGTCTTAGGCATAACTCTAACTGAAGAAGAGAAAGCTAAGATGGGACCAAGCTGGAGTATGGATTATAGTGGTATTATCTTTGAAAAATGCCGTGAAAAAGGTGTTGTACCTTATGGTAATGCAAGGGCAAGAGCTATCGTTTGGGAATTCCTTGATCCTATTCCAAAACATAGAGAGCCTGTTCACTCACCACGCTGGGATCTTGTTCAAAAGTATCCGACATTTGAAGATCAAGCTAGAAATTTCCGTGTTTCTACTAAGTTTAAGTCAGAGCAACAAGCAAAAGATTGGTCAAAAGAGTTCCCTATCGTGTTTAGCACGCAACGCGTCGTAAACTTAAGTGGTGCAGGAATGATCGAAAGAACTAGTAAATATCTATCAGCTATCACGCCAGAGATGTTTGCTAATGTTAATCCAGAGCTAGCTTTAAAATACGGCATAAAAGACCGCGATATGATGTGGATTCACAGCCCACAAGGCACAAAGATCAAAGTAAGATGCTATCACAGCCAGATGGTAACTCCAGATAGAATTTGTATGCCATACAACTTCGCTGGTATTATGCAAGGTGTTGATCTTTCAGCTCGCTATCCAGAGGGCACTAAGCCTTATGTTATCGGTGAGAGCTTTAACACAGTTACTAACTACGGATTTGACCCAGTTACTCAAATTTCAGAGTTTAACGCAGGTCTTTGCCGTATAGAAAAAGCTGAGGAAAATACATTTAAAACATCGTTTTTCCATGAATATGGCGAGAGAGACGCCATGGGTAAAGAGTAA
- the fdh3B gene encoding formate dehydrogenase FDH3 subunit beta: MARMKFFVDTDRCISCYGCQVACSSAHELPVGIYRRKVITLHDGIEGKEVSTTIACQHCTDAPCEQVCPVDCFYIRADGIVLHDKNICIGCGYCLYACPFGAPQFPKDGAFGVKGVMDKCTMCAGGPEPTNSHEERELYGQNRMAEGKVPMCAAVCATNALLVGDAAEVSNVYRKRVMLRNTGLNA; the protein is encoded by the coding sequence ATGGCAAGAATGAAATTTTTCGTAGATACTGATAGATGTATTAGTTGTTATGGTTGCCAAGTTGCTTGCTCTTCTGCTCATGAACTTCCAGTAGGAATTTATAGAAGAAAGGTCATTACGCTTCACGATGGCATTGAAGGTAAAGAGGTTTCAACTACTATTGCATGCCAACACTGTACTGATGCACCTTGCGAGCAAGTTTGCCCGGTCGATTGTTTCTACATTAGAGCTGATGGCATCGTGCTTCATGATAAAAATATATGCATAGGCTGTGGTTACTGCTTATATGCTTGTCCGTTTGGTGCACCACAGTTCCCTAAAGATGGAGCATTTGGTGTAAAGGGCGTTATGGATAAATGTACAATGTGTGCAGGCGGTCCAGAGCCAACAAACTCACACGAGGAGAGAGAGCTTTACGGCCAAAATAGAATGGCCGAAGGAAAAGTGCCTATGTGTGCGGCTGTTTGTGCTACAAATGCACTTTTAGTTGGAGATGCGGCTGAAGTATCAAATGTATATCGCAAACGCGTTATGCTAAGAAACACCGGGCTAAATGCCTAA
- a CDS encoding FTR1 family iron permease — protein sequence MNKFLKFILIMLLPIWLIAKNEDYEQVAAQIKESLQKVITEYRAGNVEQAVSDTQNAYFGLFEDVEAGIRINLGQKKAYSMEKQFGEIRKAIKAGEAPDDVQKRIDQINSEIAEVLPVILNGHKLVGEYSDTPAQAAASGYDTSKFIPEWKVAFTNLSADIDKAIVSYESDKQDDAKSAIQDAKFTDYRNTQLEIAIRQHIENGKSIDADIQRKMGEAISGITNGISKDDFKTKLDEIKKLAYEAISKLPADTAKLAKVDMSDVEAASEEDSGVDYTKVVQNINDKIQATITLYKNGDAKKAMGDIQDIYFDEFEGSGMENKVGAIDVNLKTAIEATFGNLVALMKSGADEKTLQESASKMSSQLATALEKTSSSSSPWSLFVWALTIILREGFEALIIVAAVVAYLVKTGNAKAMGKVVYSSVGVAVILSFVMAWIMNVIFGEAAGQKRELMEGITMLVAVGLLFYVGFWLLSNAGAKKWNDYIKSHVSESISSGSSTALWWTVFLAVFREGAETVLFYQALIFGAKDSAGYSMIAAGFVIGLVVLLIVYFLFKIFAVKIPIKPFFIFTSAIIFYMSIVFVGKGVGELVEGKIFIPTIIKGLSFPDWTRDWLGLQPYYESLVPQIIMVLALVIGIVIMKSKQNKN from the coding sequence ATGAATAAATTCTTAAAATTTATACTAATTATGTTGTTGCCTATTTGGCTTATAGCAAAAAATGAGGATTACGAGCAGGTCGCAGCTCAGATAAAAGAGTCGCTACAAAAAGTAATAACAGAGTATAGAGCGGGCAATGTTGAACAAGCGGTCAGTGATACTCAAAATGCTTATTTTGGTTTGTTTGAAGATGTCGAAGCTGGCATCAGAATAAATTTAGGTCAGAAAAAAGCTTACTCTATGGAGAAGCAATTTGGCGAGATCAGAAAAGCGATAAAAGCTGGCGAAGCACCAGATGACGTGCAAAAAAGAATAGACCAGATAAATAGCGAAATCGCTGAAGTTCTACCAGTTATTTTAAACGGACACAAGCTTGTTGGCGAGTATTCAGACACCCCAGCTCAAGCTGCTGCAAGTGGCTATGATACTTCTAAATTTATCCCTGAATGGAAGGTAGCATTTACAAATTTATCAGCTGATATAGATAAAGCAATAGTAAGCTATGAGAGTGATAAACAAGATGATGCTAAAAGTGCTATCCAAGATGCTAAATTTACAGACTACAGAAATACTCAACTTGAAATCGCTATTCGCCAGCATATAGAAAATGGTAAAAGCATAGATGCTGATATCCAAAGAAAGATGGGCGAAGCGATCAGCGGCATCACAAATGGTATAAGCAAAGATGACTTTAAAACTAAGCTAGATGAGATTAAAAAGCTAGCATATGAGGCAATCTCAAAACTCCCAGCTGATACTGCAAAACTTGCAAAAGTTGATATGAGCGATGTAGAAGCAGCTTCTGAAGAAGATAGTGGTGTAGATTATACCAAAGTCGTTCAAAACATAAACGACAAAATTCAAGCTACTATCACACTTTATAAAAATGGTGATGCAAAAAAAGCCATGGGTGATATCCAAGACATCTACTTTGATGAGTTTGAAGGTAGCGGCATGGAGAATAAAGTAGGCGCAATAGATGTAAATTTAAAAACAGCTATTGAAGCTACATTTGGCAATCTTGTAGCCCTTATGAAGTCAGGCGCAGATGAAAAAACTCTTCAAGAAAGTGCAAGCAAAATGTCATCTCAGCTTGCAACTGCACTTGAGAAAACTAGCAGCTCAAGCTCACCTTGGTCTTTATTTGTTTGGGCTTTGACTATTATTTTAAGAGAGGGCTTTGAGGCACTTATCATTGTTGCTGCTGTTGTTGCATATCTTGTAAAAACTGGTAATGCTAAAGCGATGGGCAAAGTTGTTTATAGCTCAGTTGGCGTGGCTGTCATCTTAAGCTTTGTCATGGCTTGGATAATGAATGTCATCTTTGGCGAGGCAGCAGGTCAAAAAAGAGAGCTTATGGAAGGCATCACGATGCTTGTTGCAGTGGGACTTCTATTTTACGTTGGCTTCTGGCTTCTTTCAAATGCTGGCGCTAAAAAATGGAACGACTACATCAAATCACATGTATCTGAGTCTATCTCAAGTGGCTCGAGCACAGCGCTTTGGTGGACTGTATTTTTAGCGGTATTTAGAGAGGGTGCTGAAACTGTACTATTTTATCAGGCACTTATTTTTGGAGCTAAAGATTCAGCTGGTTATTCGATGATCGCTGCTGGCTTTGTGATAGGACTTGTCGTTCTTTTAATAGTCTATTTCTTATTTAAAATTTTTGCTGTTAAAATTCCTATTAAACCATTTTTTATATTTACGTCAGCGATCATCTTTTACATGTCGATCGTCTTTGTTGGCAAGGGCGTTGGCGAGCTAGTTGAAGGCAAAATTTTCATCCCAACTATCATAAAAGGACTTAGCTTCCCTGACTGGACGAGAGATTGGCTAGGACTTCAGCCATATTATGAGAGCTTAGTGCCTCAAATCATTATGGTGCTTGCCCTAGTTATTGGCATCGTTATTATGAAATCAAAACAAAATAAAAATTAA
- a CDS encoding iron transporter translates to MNKILGSALALSLAAGFALAGEHPIGEPVEANGMEIAAVYLQPIDMEPKGIDLAPSLADFHLEADIHAIAGNKNGFGEGEWIPYLKINYELKNLDNGKVKKGTFMPMVASDGPHYGANVKMDTGVGNYELKFHIDNPEKQGFGRHADKESGVGKWFEPFTTTYKFQWTGGPVK, encoded by the coding sequence ATGAATAAAATTCTTGGTTCAGCTCTAGCACTTAGCCTAGCAGCTGGTTTTGCACTTGCTGGAGAGCACCCAATCGGTGAGCCTGTAGAGGCTAATGGAATGGAGATAGCTGCAGTTTATTTGCAACCAATCGACATGGAACCAAAGGGTATTGACCTAGCTCCAAGCCTAGCTGATTTTCACCTAGAAGCTGACATACATGCTATTGCTGGTAATAAAAACGGCTTTGGCGAAGGTGAGTGGATCCCATACCTAAAGATTAACTACGAGCTAAAAAACCTTGATAACGGCAAAGTTAAAAAAGGTACCTTTATGCCAATGGTTGCAAGCGATGGCCCACACTATGGTGCTAACGTAAAAATGGATACAGGCGTAGGCAACTATGAGCTTAAATTCCACATTGATAATCCAGAAAAACAAGGTTTTGGTCGTCACGCTGACAAAGAGAGCGGTGTTGGTAAATGGTTTGAGCCTTTCACAACAACTTATAAATTTCAATGGACAGGTGGTCCTGTTAAATAA